From the genome of Pan troglodytes isolate AG18354 chromosome 16, NHGRI_mPanTro3-v2.0_pri, whole genome shotgun sequence:
gtctcaatcaattgcccaggctggagtgtagtgtggCCCGAgcatagcccactgcagctttgactccctggactcaagtgattatcccgcctcagcctcctgagcagctgggactacaggtgcctgccgccactcccggctattttttttttttttttaaatagagacagggtcttcctgtgtGGCCCCTCTTACTTTTACTAAGAGACTAACTCTTAATATAAAGGAGGTGCAAAACCACCGCTTTCATTTCGGTTATCAGGCACTAACCCACAGCAGCCGCAGCTCGGTCCAGCTGCCTCTGCCTCAAGGCTCTTAGCCGGGCGGAAAGCTTCTGAAAGACCACGTAGAGCAGGATGCAGCTGAAGACGACGTACCAGCCATAGGTGGCCAGCAGGGAGCccactgaaaagaaaaacagttttcaaaaaactaaaaatgacacTACTAGTTGACCTTTCCATAAGACTCAACAAACACAAAGTGTTAACTCCTGCCCTCAAAGCCTTCATGGTCTAGGCTGAGGAAAAAGCCTCCTAAGTAGATCGTTAAAACACGAACTCAAGAATGCGACAATTCAGGGATCACTGAGAAGTGAGACTTCCCAACCATCTGGGGAGTCGGGGGCAGTTAGAGTGTGGAGGGCACAGCAACTGGGTTTTGAAGAATGAAGAGCAACTAATCTGAATCAGGAAGGCAAAGGCCTTTCAGAGCCACATATAAAGGGGTGACAGCGCGGGGAGTCAGGAGCGTGTATGGGGCTGTGTGGGACGGGTCCCAAAGGCAAACGCCAAGGCCCGAGTGACCCCAGTAACTACCACAGGAAGGGCTTGGTTCGCAAAAAAGACTTGCGCAAACAAGGGACAGCCGAGCCGCCCAGGGAAGTGCGGCTCCCGAGAAGCCTCCGCGCAAGGTCCGGGCCTGCTGCCCAAGGTCCGCGTAAGCGCCAACGCCCGACCGTTCCCAGGCCTCCCAGGCTCCGGCGCCCGGTGCAGCGGAGGACGACCCACCGATCATGGCTGCGCATCGCAAAAGTGGCGGCGCGCGCCCTGCTGCCCCGCAACGACTCACCCGTGGTGTGCAGGAAGCGCAGCCCCTCGGTCTCCAGGGCCGGCCGCGCGGACAGGGACTCCTCTTGGCGTTCCAtgaccgccgccgccgccgcccagcCCGGCCGCCGCGCCTCCAGCCGGGCGCTTCCGGTGCGCTCCTACGCACACGTGGCGCGCCCGGACGCGGTCGTGGTCCCGGCCAATCGCAGGCCGACCCCGCCCCGTCGCTGGGCCAAACGCAGGGGGGCGTGGCCGAGGGGCGTGGCGGGGGAGAAATCCCGGCTACGCTCGCTGGGGCCGGGACAGCGCGTGTGGGAACGTTCTGTGCTATCTCTTGGCTTGAGTCGGGGGTGGAGGACGGACCTCTTTCACGGATTTCTTACCGaatttctactttctttcttttttttgctaattGGACACTGAAGCCAAGGAAGTCAGTGGTCGCCCGGAAGCAGGATTTGCACCCACATCCTTGCCCGGGGCACATTGGACAACAGGGCTCAGTTGGTTGACGACTCCCAGCATTTGAGGGTTGCAGCCAAAGTCCACCCCAAGTGAAGACACGAAATGTGAGCAGcctcctgctcctgctgctggTGATACCTTTCAGGCCAAGAAAGTCCCCACCGATCCTCAAGGTTCTTTCTCCAAAATCAAAGCCTTTTAGGAAAGAACGATCATAGTAACTGCTCTAACCTGTGTTGAATTATACTGTATCACCACAAGACACGATCACAGAGTTACTTATAATAGTGTCCTGGCTGTGTTCCTCTGCCTGCAACGCCGTCCCGCACCCTCTTCCACCACTCAAACGTCACCACATTTATGGTGACCATAACCATCCTATTTGAAATGTGACCTTGGGTTTTTCTGGAGCATTTGAAGTGCACATACCTAGCTGTGTTTCAAAAGGAGGGTTGGGAATTGGGAatagaactgaaaaaataatgaacagGTGACAACATCCGAGTGCTGCGTCACCACTGTCGCCAGGAGCAGTGTGGGGAAGGCAAACCATGACATGAAGCGTGAACGCAATCAGTGTTTCTTCAATGCAGGTTTGCCAAGAAGTTCCTCAAGGGGGACAGCTGCAGGGATTTGAGCACTGACCTCATCAAGCTTTCCCAGCGGTGTGTTCAGAAAGCAATAAAGGGGACCTGGCATTCATGAGCCATAGCAAAGAGAAGCCTGAAAGCTCTTCTTCCCTGTTGGCCACCTTGAAAATGGACTCCTCAAATGAACCGAGGACTCTGGATGTTATCCATAAAGGCTGTGAAGATAGCTATCGATTTAATGAGGAATTTTAGGAGGGAGAATTTCCTTCTTCATGTTTGCCTTTCCGTTGTAAAAGGTGATGAGCCATCACCACTCTTTGCTTTGCTACAGATGATTTCTCACTTGCTCTGGCATCTTGCACGAACATTTATGTGCTAAATTGAATGACTTCTATGGAATTGGTTGCAATTCTCAGTCCCAGATTAGCTTTAAATCCGCCTTACATCTAAATACTGATAAACTAGACAGGATGAGCAGGGTTGCCTCAACTATTTTGTTAGGCTGTGAAGGACATTAGGTATACCGTACTGGGGTCATAGTTCATGGAAAAAAATGGTTAGGGCCTCACTTTTCTCTCAGGAAACTCATACCAAAACAGTTTCAATCAATGCTTGGGAGcagttttatgtttatatagtAACTTAACAGGATGGTTTAACACAAGAGTTCCCCATCTTGACAAGGTGTCAGATGAAGACTTGAGAGCTTCAAGAATGTTGCagtgggccaggagtggtggctcttgcctgtaatcctattgcactttaggaggctgaggcaggaggatcacttgaggccaggagttcaagaccagcctgggcaacacagcaagatcccatctctacaaaaaaatttggccaggcacggtggctcacgcctgtaatcccagcactttgggaggccgaggtgcatggatcacctgaggtcaggagttcaagaccagcctggctaacatggtgaaaccctgtctctactaaaaatacaaaaattagccaggtgtgatggcgggcgcctgtaatcccagctactagggaggctgaggcaggagaatcgcttgaacctgggaggcagaggttgcagtgagctaagattgtaccactgcactccacagcctggatgacagagcaagactgtctaaaaaagaaagaaaagaaaaaaaaaaaaaaaacacaaaacttagttATGGAAGAAGATCCTAAATTGCAAAGATTTGTTGTTGCCGGCTTTCAATCCATGTCAATGAATTCAAGTCAACGTGCACAGTATAAAAATGCCAAAATGTTGCATCTGATTAAATGAAGGGAACGTTTGCTTTATTTGCCTTGTTTAGCTACCTTATCCTGTAATGTCTGTAATCACAAAGATGGAATAAATTGTAACATTTTAGGTTCTATCATTAAAAAAAGGCAACAATCCTTTTCACTCAGGACTTTGCGATATAAAATGGAAACCAGTATTAACTCATGAAAATAATGCACATTCTAAGCATATAGAAAACCAAAGTATCCTTGTAAACTATTGTGAACTAttgtatacgtatatacatataatgcatATATTCCACTAAAATCTAATAGCTATTATTTGAATGCATGGATGATGGCTTTTCAGTTCCTAGCACATTGATCTTATGGTCCTATTGATAGAAGTTACTCATCCTAGCCAGGAATTTGTTACCTTTGTCCCTTAAATCAGGTGTTATAACCTCACCTGGCTTGGCTTGTCTAGAACTGGAAAGGTATTTCAACAAACACTTTGCTCAATGTAATTGCTCAGGTATGATTTGCAAAAAGAGGACAAAGGTGGACAGTAACCAGGGCTGCCACCTGTCACTGACTGTTGTAGGCTAAATGATTGGCCGAGGCTGAACGAGTGGCCCTAATTCGTCACTCCTTCTCACAGCCATATCCTTGCTATGGCAAGGTCAAAGGAGTATATTTCCCCATCATCCTTTGACTTTGTACTTGGCGAGGTGGCTTGCTTTGGTTAATATCAAGTGGGCAGAAATAAGTGTGTCAGTTTTCAGTGTAGGTAGGCCTTAAGAAGCTCCTAGTGTTTACTTCTTGTGCCTTTGCCGGGTGAGCTGGCTTATCTGAGACCTGTAAAGAAACCAAGCCACCCCAGTTAATCCAGACCTACAGTGATAAGCAGAGCCAACTACATAATAGTGTTGTTGATTAAAACCCCTgagtttggccgggcgcggtggctcacgcctgtaatcccagcactttgggaggccgaggcgggcggatcacgaggtcaggagatagagaccatcccggctaacacagtgaaaccccatctctactaaaaatacaaaaaattagccgggtgtggtggcgggcgcctgtagtcccagctactcgggaggctgaggcaggagaatgctgtgaacccaggaggcggagcttgcagtgagccgagatcacgccactgcactccagcctgggggacagagcaagactctgtctcaaaaaaaaaaaacaacaaacaaaaccctgAGTTTTCGGGTGGATTGTTATACAGCATTATTGCAGCAAGAGCTAACTGATAAAGTGCCAAGCTTTTCACAAAAGTATATGCAACAAGATGGGATTAAGACTGTCGTGGCTAAGGGGGATCAGATAGATGGCAATGAAACAGTAGTGTTCTTCAAATATGAGTAACTTACGCCCCTTTCAACAAATGTTCTTGTAGACTCTCCATATGACCTTTATGTTaactatgtacatatataaaactaaaggctgggtatggtggctcaggcctctactcccttgggaggccaaggcgggaggatcacttgaagccagagttggagaccagcctggggggggagaaaaaaacaaaaaacatagccAGGTTTGGTGGGACACACCAATCAGTTTCAAAAATGGAATCATTTCAGTTGTGCTATCAGAAGCCAGAGCGACAGGTAAGTCTGCACTAACAGAAGGGCTATGTGGGAGTGGAAAAGGCGGCCTTCCTGGCATGTGTCACGACACTGCAGGAGCCAGACGCTAATCCAGCCCAGGAAGCCTACCGAGAAAACGCTGCCCTCCTGCATTTGCAATTTCAACGTGTCCTTAGACCTCACTGCAAATGCACCATGATGACACACAACTTGGTAGCACAGTGGGtggagtttatttttataatttgtagaAAATTGACATTTAGATTTCAAAACTTATATTACAAAATTATCAGCAGCAGTCTTAAGCATTTCAACAATGCTGATAGATTCCACTTTGCTAACACAAACAAGGCTATTATACCATGTTCGAAAAGCAAGACTTGTTCCAAGAGGGCCTATTATTATACATCTGCCTCACTGCTCAGGACCCGTTTGTGACTGTGTCTTCTTCCATCTCTTCTTCACCATCATCAGTGGGCCCTAAAGAAAACCACCAAAGCAAAAGTAGTATCAATTTTAAAGAATCCATTCCCTTAGCATGCAAGTGTTTGTTCTGTGGCCACTGTTTGTTACACACTGAAGTAGGTACAAAAAGATCAAAAGCAGCACCTGCCTTTGAGGAGCTTATCGTCCAGGGATGGTCTAGTCTGTCTTTGGCAGGTACTGGAAGGGATGCTCAATTTCAAAGGAAAAGGGTCACAAAGATTTCAAAATTGTTGCCTCCCATTGTAGTTGATAATAATTCATTTTTGGTGAAGGTAAAGCCTATACTCATGTGCTTTTCATGGCACTACCGTAGGCAAAGAAACCAGAAATACTCAAAAACATCTGggcacctactacatgccagataCTGGCAACAGTTCAATGACTTTATTGTCTCTAAATTAGGGAAATATGCCAACAACTACCAAAAAATGTTACATTTGTTCAACAATTTATGGCAGGTATTTTGCTCAATGTattccagggggaaaaaaaagttgtcACTCCTTCAATTGTTTGGGAAACAATTGTTATTGTTGACTTAATGTCTGACTTAACATCAGTCAGCTGAATTATTGTATTGGTTTCATCATTCCATCCTGTGCAATCGGCATTTTGATTGACGGGCATGAAGAAAATCTGGCCACACAGGCACACAGTTAGAAAAGGGAGGAAGATTTTAACAGCCTGTGCAGATGATGGTGGATGCTCTTTTTAGATACTGCGCTAAAACTTGACAAATGGTAGCTTCCTCAAggttagatggcagtgtaaaagTCTGAAACCTTATCAATGAACTTTTCATACTCTTACTTGGTTTATCTTGTACTTTGAACAAATCTTTTAACCGTACATGATTTCGTATCATTTGGAAAACTGTGGTTCACCGACTTTGCAGATCTTCCAAACGTTGAGCCATGTAATTACACAACATCAAAAATGTCACACCCATTAATTCACATGCACATAACATTACTATTGAGTTCCCCAGAAAAGTCTTAAAGTACTGGGAAGCTGGCAGGTTACGGCAGTGGAtacaagttttctaaattttaatttttgcttcaaaCTTTGAATTTTCAATTGTTTTCCCTGAAGTGACAGGCTCACTTCATCATGTTTGAGAAGACAGGTAGCTGCCTCTCAACTGAAACAACTGCACCAGTGCATGGAGATAACCACCTAACTCAAGAATGCAGACATGTGCACCCcctttctgtcacccagaataTCAAAGAGACGTGTGCCCGAGGAGTGATATTTAATTATCTTTACTGCTGCATCCAGGACACTCTTAAGTGAAACTGGTATGCACGCTACTGGGAGTGCAGAGCAGGGAAGAATGTAACAGCTATTATTTAGGCTGCTGCCTTGACTCCTACTGAGGTACCCGCAGTTCTACCCACTATTGCTCCATCAGTGCAAATGTTCATACTAAAGCAAGTAACACCTTGGTGTTATTAGATGAAAACAGtcttcggccaggcgcggtggctcacgcctgtaatcccagcactttgggaggccaaggcaggtggatcatgaggtcaggagatcaagaccatcctggctaacatgtgtttttagtagaaaccctgtctctactaaaaaaaaaaaaaaaaaaaaaaaaaaaaatacaaaaagttagccatgcgtggtggcgggcgcctatagtctcagctacccgggaggctggggcagaagaatggcatgaacccaggaggcggagcttgcagtgaggtgagattgcaccactgccctacagcctgggctacagagcgagactccgtctcaaaacaacaacaacaacaacaacaacaacaacaacaacaaaaccagtcTTCACCTTACAGACTCCCAGAGGCCCACAAACCATACAGTAGAGAATTACTGgtcttaaaaaatttctttttggctgggcacggggctcacgcctgtaatcccagcactttgggaagacgaggcaggtggatcacggggtcaagagattgagaccatcctggccaacatggtgaaaccctgtctctactaaaaattaattagccgggcacggtaacaggtgcctgtaatcccagctacttgggaggctggggcaggagaatcgcttgaacccgggagacggaggttggcgtgagctgagattgcgccactgcactccagcctggccaaaaagagcaaaactccgactcaaaaagaaaaaaaaatgtctttttaatttttagctcccagcTCAAACATTATTTCCCTAGGAAACTTCCCCAAGACAGCAGTCTAAGTGGCTGTCCCCAGTTACATTCATATCAAAACTTGTAAGatgtatttcagtattttttttattttatattcctagTGCCCCACATGCTGCCTAGCATAAAGTAGGCATTCAAATGTTAGAACAGTTACCACTTATCAAAAACTTGCTAATGTTGAGCCTTGTGCTATGTTCAGTCTCTTAGCCTCTCGGCAACCTTTTGAGGTTTGGTACTATTGTTATCTCagatttaaagatgaggaaagacTTGAAGAAACTTGTCCAAAGGCAGAGCTGGTGAAGCTGAGATTTGGGCCTCGGACTGCTTGGTTCTAGAGCCTGTGTTCCTAACTACTGAGGTATTATGCACACACGCAAATATATATAGGTAAAAGTCCACATGGCTATCGCTAGTGTTCAGTGCACTCCATGGCTGAAGTAATGCTAGCTTCAACTTTTACATAAAACCCCCCACAGTGCTGTAACTTAACTTTCTTCATgaaataccttttttaaaaaaaattttttttttgagctgcagtttcgctcgttgcccaggctggagtgcaatagtgcgatctcgactcaccacaacctccacctcccgggttcaagctattctcctgcctcagcctcccgagtagctgggattacaggcatgcaccaccacccccggctaattttgtatttttagtagagatggggtttctccatgttggtcaggctggtctcgaactcctgacctcaggtgatccgcccgcctcagcctcccaaagtgctgggattacaggcgtgagccactgcacccagcccatcaaATACTTTACTTTCAAAGAGCATTTAAAGAGATTTCATAGATTTGATGTAAGGAGGCACTACTCTGGCATTCCAGAGTCACGGCATCTAAATGGTTGTGAGTTACACTCTGAGTGTAACATTAATTTGAACATACAAAGAACACCATTTGCTCACCCGATCTGCGTTCTCTGCCAGGGATCTGACCAGACTGCAGCAACCCCTTCAGCCTCTCCACTTCAGCCAGAGTTGAAGCATTTGCTATGGCATTCTGGAGGACAGAGGGCAATGGAGATGGATGATTAACTTCAACCAAGTATCAGCTACCCAGAAAACTAAGTGTCAATCACCTACAGAAATTCACAGCAACTTCTCCATCAGGAACATTAAACACTTTGGTGTAGGGGGAAGAATGTTATTGgcccacaaaaataaaactagaagccAAACCACAAATTTCTAAAATTGGTGAAGAGATGCAGGCCTTCTTATAAATAATCACTCCACATGTTCTAAAATCGTAGCTAAGTGAAGTAACTATTTGCAATTATGTTACTGAATAATTTAAGGAGGCAATATTATAAAACGAGGGTCCCTACTGATCAGTCAAAAGGATTTGCCAGACAGCAAATCTTCGAAAGTAAAAATTAAGGCAAACACTGAGACAGCATACCAAGGTAAGTAACTGTTCGAAGTGATAAATGCACCTTGGAAAATGAGAAATACAAAGCTGCCTCCACATTAATTAGCTTGTGTAATTTCAAGTCTGATCAAATGATAACTTTATGCTAGTTTTTCCTTAAACAGAAATATTGCTGTATGCTAATAACTGTGGGAAAATGAAATCTGCAATGTTCGGAACATGTTTATTATCCAGCTTTGTGTTCTGAACCCATCTTAGCTCATTCCAGTCCAAGAATCCTAACACATGATTACCTTGATTGCTTCTACATCCCCTGGAGATGGCCCACCTTTCTTTTTGTCAGTTGGCAAACCAGCACCTGGATTAAAACTTAAGAGGGGGAAGAACATAACTGTTAAACCTAGACCAACAGAAGTTGCTTCTCTTTTACTTTCAAAAGCTTTTGAAAGTAATTCAACCAGTGTAGTATCTTATCTTTGTTAACAAACTGATACAAGAACTCTCTCCTTCAGAAACACCATCCAGTTCATCTTCCTATATAGAAAATAGGATGTACATGGTGTCACATGAAGACTGACTACTGAAATATTTGCTCTGCTAAGCCGGTAGAAATTTCTTGTAATGTATGGACCATTGATGTACATGGACTATAAGCACTCAAATTTAATACCACATTAATATGTCAGAGTTTTTGGTTAATTTTGTAGGAGACGAACTGCCAGACAGATCAGATCATGTTTCTGAAGGTGAAGTAGAGTTAAGTTGGATATCCGTGTCTTACGTTTTGCTTCTCCTGGCAATATCCTTTGCAAGCTGTGCACCCCGTTTGCCCTTGAACATTTTCTCTGCTTCCTGACGCTCCTACAGCGACACCACACACAGAGTTAATGGAAATAGGAATACCACATGCATTTAGATGCATTCCTCAGAAGACATGGAAGCGAACTCTCCTACAGTACTCCGGGCTGGTGAAAATACCAAAAAGCAATTTCAAATTAAGAGAAGACACAGTAGTCTTCTTTCTTTGGTAAAGCTCCCTGAAGAAAGTTCATTCTCCTAGCTCCAAGGAGGGGATCCCAGGGAACTAAGAAGGcaattaaatgaataataaagtaATGAATTCCTAATAAAGGGAAAAATCATTCTAACACACGGAGCTGCACGAAAGTGGGTTACATTAAGTTCTCCGCTGGGAGCGTATCTAGGCAGACAATCCACTGCTAAGACTGCTCACCGTGGCCTCAGCACTTTGCGAACTTCGGAATAGCCAGCATTACATAAAAGAGCTCCAACTTAAAAGTTCTATCGTAAACTCtgctattagaaaaaaatgtgatgtAACATTTTCCCTCCCACTTTTATTACAAACTAATGGTAAAATTTACTCATTTAGACAATTTTaataatcagtaataaaaatataaagaaaaacacacaactCTATAATGACTCACAAGCAACAGATTACTACTTACTTTTAGTTTCACTTTCTGGAAATCCAGTACTCTGACTTGCGGAACTTTATAAATCACATACAATCTGTAATGCTTCTTATTGGTTACCGGATTTCTTAGGATACTACAAGAAAAGGAATAACACAATGGCAAACTTGTTCATGGCACAGCACTCAAGAGGTCTGTTTGAATAGTCTAAGGAACCTATAAATCAAGGGAACATTCACATTCTTCACATTGCAACATTGTAACAATTTAACATTAAGGAAATATATTCAATCTTTCTTTGTAAAAggcacttttttttaaaattatacttttaagttctagggtacatgtgcacaacttgcaggtttgttatatatgtatacatgtgccatgttggtgggctgcacccattaacttgtcatttacattaggtatatctcctaatgctttccctcccccctttccccaccccacaacaggccccggtgtgtgatgttccccttcctgtgtccaagtgttctcattgttcaattctcacctatgagtgagaacatggggtgtttggttttttgtccttgtgatagtttgctgagaatgatggtttccagcttcatccatgtccctacagaggacatgaactcatccttttttatggctgcatagtattccatggtgca
Proteins encoded in this window:
- the SNRPA1 gene encoding U2 small nuclear ribonucleoprotein A' isoform X1; protein product: MELCHPGLHRRVLCVSCGSARNHSDSCTISTLARLGYKIPVIENLGATLDQFDAIDFSDNEIRKLDGFPLLRRLKTLLVNNNRICRIGEGLDQALPCLTELILTNNSLVELGDLDPLASLKSLTYLSILRNPVTNKKHYRLYVIYKVPQVRVLDFQKVKLKERQEAEKMFKGKRGAQLAKDIARRSKTFNPGAGLPTDKKKGGPSPGDVEAIKNAIANASTLAEVERLKGLLQSGQIPGRERRSGPTDDGEEEMEEDTVTNGS
- the SNRPA1 gene encoding U2 small nuclear ribonucleoprotein A' isoform X2, yielding MVKLTAELIEQAAQYTNAVRDRELDLRGYKIPVIENLGATLDQFDAIDFSDNEIRKLDGFPLLRRLKTLLVNNNRICRIGEGLDQALPCLTELILTNNSLVELGDLDPLASLKSLTYLSILRNPVTNKKHYRLYVIYKVPQVRVLDFQKVKLKERQEAEKMFKGKRGAQLAKDIARRSKTFNPGAGLPTDKKKGGPSPGDVEAIKNAIANASTLAEVERLKGLLQSGQIPGRERRSGPTDDGEEEMEEDTVTNGS